A window from Festucalex cinctus isolate MCC-2025b chromosome 4, RoL_Fcin_1.0, whole genome shotgun sequence encodes these proteins:
- the krtcap3 gene encoding keratinocyte-associated protein 3: MCTFDKEKGPRRLMKKGLALILVGHINFILGAIVHGSVLRHISKPSQEITTEYTAANIISVTSGLLSIATGIIAIVVSKNLRVFKLHIGLLLASFMNALLSAACCAGLLLAIGVTVAHNGQGLMRGCNDTVVPANARSPVSAQCPFDTTRIYDTTLAIWFPSAVLAATECGLSVWCFIVGLTLRGLLACGKTYYKQQMEEEAESSPHSTRLIGQNVDPDA; encoded by the exons ATAAGGAAAAGGGGCCGAGGAGATTGATGAAAAAGGGCTTAGCGCTCATCCTGGTGGGCCACATTAACTTCATTCTCGGCGCTATCGTCCATGGCAGCGTCCTGCGACACATTTCCAAACCCAGCCAAGAAATCACCACAGAATACACAGCAGCTAACATCATTTCTGTCACTTCGGGTCTGCTG AGCATTGCCACTGGGATCATCGCCATTGTGGTGTCGAAGAACCTTCGCGTGTTTAAGCTG CACATTGGACTTCTGCTAGCCTCGTTCATGAACGCCCTTCTCTCGGCGGCGTGCTGCGCCGGCCTCCTCCTGGCCATTGGCGTGACAGTGGCACATAACGGTCAGGGCCTGATGCGAGGGTGTAACGACACGGTGGTGCCGGCCAACGCTCGCTCTCCCGTCAGCGCGCAATGCCCGTTCGACACCACGCGCATTTAC GACACCACCCTGGCGATATGGTTCCCCAGTGCTGTGTTGGCAGCAACGGAGTGTGGCCTTTCTGTATGGTGCTTCATTGTAGGACTGACTCTCAGGGGCCTGCTGGCCTGTGGAAAAACCTACTACAAACAacag ATGGAGGAAGAGGCGGAGAGCTCGCCACACAGCACGCGACTGATTGGCCAAAATGTCGACCCAGATGCCTGA